Proteins found in one Candidatus Krumholzibacteriia bacterium genomic segment:
- a CDS encoding CBS domain-containing protein, which produces MQVRDIMTTPVFAVGHTDNLKVAEDLMAWKHVRHLPVVDDSTHLVGLITHRDLLRACVSSLAGISQHEQDALLRGVPVREIMQSDIVTVEPDADAREAARKMLQLEIGCLPVVEGKKLVGIVTEANFLRYLLEILE; this is translated from the coding sequence ATGCAGGTCCGGGACATCATGACGACGCCGGTGTTCGCCGTGGGACACACGGACAACCTCAAGGTCGCGGAAGACTTGATGGCGTGGAAGCATGTCCGCCATCTGCCGGTGGTGGACGACTCCACCCATCTCGTCGGCCTCATCACCCACCGCGATCTCCTGCGTGCCTGCGTCTCCAGCCTGGCGGGGATCTCGCAGCACGAACAGGACGCTCTGCTCCGCGGCGTGCCGGTGCGGGAGATCATGCAGTCCGACATCGTGACCGTGGAGCCCGATGCCGACGCCCGCGAGGCGGCGCGCAAGATGCTGCAGCTCGAGATCGGCTGCCTGCCCGTGGTGGAAGGGAAGAAACTGGTGGGGATCGTCACCGAGGCCAACTTCCTGCGCTACCTGCTCGAGATCCTGGAATGA
- a CDS encoding SelT/SelW/SelH family (seleno)protein, which produces MQQRVRIEYCVVUNYYPRAAGLAAELQRRFGATVELVKGGRGAFEVSVDGRLVFSKSATQRFPEDAEIFAHFQRSGRS; this is translated from the coding sequence ATGCAGCAGCGCGTGCGGATCGAATACTGCGTCGTCTGAAACTACTACCCCCGCGCCGCCGGTCTGGCGGCGGAGCTGCAGCGACGTTTCGGGGCGACCGTGGAACTGGTGAAGGGCGGACGCGGTGCCTTCGAGGTGAGCGTCGACGGCCGTCTGGTCTTCAGCAAGTCGGCGACCCAACGTTTCCCCGAGGACGCCGAGATCTTCGCTCACTTCCAGCGGTCAGGGAGATCCTGA
- a CDS encoding aminotransferase class IV, with protein sequence MPDLAYVNGWVGPLRQARVAVLDRGFLFADGVYEVLRTYGGRPFALQAHLRRLQHSRRGLRLPAPLPNRRLRALILELLQRSGYDAARIYIQVTRGSSRRRQHLFPRSVQPTLVIYVEKSGDEAGHLQAHGASVRTLPDWRWKFCHLKTLVLLPNVMARQAAWRAGADEAVLLGPGGVVREGATSNIFVLRRGVLRTHPLGPEILPGVSRQVTLELARAQGLEVREQPFRRAALFAADEVLLSSTSLEVTPVVRVDGKRIGSGAPGPVAQALLARFHARTRGKPWRRRVPS encoded by the coding sequence TTGCCTGATCTGGCCTACGTCAACGGCTGGGTGGGCCCGCTGCGACAGGCCCGCGTCGCCGTCCTCGACCGTGGCTTCCTGTTCGCCGATGGGGTCTACGAAGTGCTGCGCACCTACGGCGGACGGCCCTTCGCGCTGCAAGCGCATCTGCGGCGTTTGCAGCACAGCCGCCGCGGGCTGCGCCTGCCGGCCCCCTTGCCGAACCGGCGGCTCCGCGCGCTGATCCTGGAGCTGCTGCAGCGGAGCGGCTACGACGCGGCGCGCATCTACATCCAGGTGACCCGCGGCAGCTCGCGGCGCCGGCAGCACCTCTTCCCCCGCAGCGTCCAGCCGACGCTGGTGATCTACGTCGAAAAGTCCGGGGACGAAGCGGGACATCTCCAGGCGCACGGCGCCAGCGTGCGCACTCTCCCGGATTGGCGCTGGAAGTTCTGCCACTTGAAAACCCTCGTGTTGCTCCCAAACGTCATGGCCCGTCAGGCTGCCTGGCGGGCCGGCGCCGATGAAGCCGTGCTTCTCGGCCCTGGCGGCGTGGTCCGCGAGGGAGCGACGAGCAACATCTTCGTGCTGCGCCGCGGCGTGCTGCGCACCCACCCGTTGGGTCCAGAGATCCTCCCGGGCGTGTCACGGCAGGTGACGTTGGAGCTGGCGCGAGCGCAGGGACTGGAGGTGCGGGAGCAACCCTTCCGGCGTGCGGCTCTCTTCGCCGCCGACGAGGTGCTGCTTTCCTCCACCTCTCTCGAGGTGACGCCGGTGGTGCGCGTCGATGGCAAGCGCATCGGCAGCGGTGCGCCTGGCCCCGTGGCGCAGGCATTGCTCGCGCGCTTCCACGCCCGCACCCGGGGGAAACCGTGGCGGCGCCGCGTTCCTTCCTGA
- a CDS encoding OmpA family protein has product MEWRKIGVVALAVAVAGLPVLFGCTGTQKGAAIGGVAGAATGAAVGGGKGAVIGGVVGTAAGAIIGDYMTKQKKELEKVPGADVQQVGDELVVTFQSPILFDTDSSVLKSEARKLLDDVGRVLQNYPETDVLVKGHTDDTGSETHNQQLSERRAESVRNYIVTRGVNGSRLQALGFGESMPVASNGSNDGRAQNRRVELQIAANEELRARSEDASSHPR; this is encoded by the coding sequence ATGGAGTGGAGGAAGATCGGGGTCGTGGCTCTGGCGGTGGCTGTCGCCGGGCTCCCCGTACTGTTCGGCTGCACCGGGACACAGAAGGGCGCCGCCATCGGCGGGGTCGCCGGCGCGGCCACCGGGGCCGCCGTCGGCGGCGGCAAGGGTGCGGTCATCGGCGGCGTGGTCGGAACGGCCGCGGGCGCCATCATCGGTGACTACATGACCAAGCAGAAGAAAGAGCTGGAAAAGGTGCCTGGAGCGGACGTGCAGCAAGTAGGCGACGAGCTCGTGGTCACCTTCCAGAGTCCCATTCTCTTCGATACCGACTCGTCAGTGCTCAAATCCGAGGCGCGCAAACTCCTGGACGACGTGGGCCGGGTGCTGCAGAACTATCCGGAGACCGATGTGCTGGTGAAAGGGCACACCGACGACACCGGCTCGGAGACCCACAATCAGCAGCTTTCCGAACGCCGGGCGGAGTCGGTGCGGAATTACATTGTCACCCGCGGCGTGAACGGTTCACGTCTCCAGGCGTTGGGCTTCGGCGAGAGCATGCCGGTGGCGAGCAACGGCAGCAACGACGGCCGGGCCCAGAACCGCCGGGTCGAGCTACAGATCGCTGCCAACGAGGAATTGCGGGCTCGCAGCGAGGACGCTTCCAGCCACCCGCGCTGA
- a CDS encoding PDZ domain-containing protein yields the protein MRRGLERCGSSAALAVLLMGGVQAAQAGPRQIYERQRGSVVAVTYYVETRMMRQVREVEGRDLAVVVGTDLIMLNGAVVTSSATGAQPHDFKVHFGGGVVRNASFVGRDEFANIAFLRLQGTLPPGVQPLRFDVRSRPHVGDDVYVLGLLPDNLEPMVHLAAGRVVADVDKPKPFLVTDLNAEDALGGPVFDADGRAVGVLSELGGAGPSFVSSFGGEEGSYYGILVPSATLAPLIASPPRKGEARRAWLGITLQALTPEMADYWKLPAQSGIIVNSVIPGSPAAVAGLQEGDIILEMNGAPVPVDREDHVPIFVEQVGLAGVATQLHLGIVRGGSRQEVDVVLQAAPKSPQEAEEYHNNDFELTVRELVFADLRAHDLAPDFRGVMVSRVEEGSWSSVGGLEAGDIIQRVDDETIAAPADVKRVLEDAAKKEIRKLVFFVERDGRSQFITVKTDWQG from the coding sequence GTGAGGCGAGGACTCGAGCGTTGCGGGAGCTCCGCCGCTCTCGCGGTGCTGCTCATGGGTGGCGTGCAGGCGGCGCAAGCGGGGCCGCGGCAGATCTACGAGCGCCAGCGCGGCAGCGTCGTGGCGGTGACCTACTACGTGGAAACGCGGATGATGCGCCAGGTGCGGGAGGTCGAGGGCCGCGACCTGGCCGTCGTGGTCGGAACGGATCTGATCATGCTCAACGGCGCCGTCGTCACCAGCTCGGCCACGGGCGCCCAACCCCACGATTTCAAAGTGCATTTCGGCGGCGGCGTGGTGCGCAACGCCAGCTTCGTCGGGCGTGACGAGTTCGCCAACATCGCCTTCCTACGCTTGCAAGGCACCCTGCCGCCCGGGGTACAGCCCTTGCGCTTCGATGTGCGTTCCCGGCCGCACGTGGGCGATGACGTCTACGTCCTGGGGCTCTTGCCCGACAACCTGGAGCCGATGGTGCATCTCGCCGCGGGTCGCGTCGTGGCCGACGTGGACAAGCCCAAGCCTTTCCTGGTGACGGATCTGAACGCCGAAGATGCCCTCGGCGGGCCCGTCTTCGATGCCGACGGCCGGGCCGTGGGCGTCCTCTCCGAGCTCGGCGGCGCCGGTCCCTCGTTCGTCTCCAGCTTCGGCGGCGAGGAGGGCTCCTACTACGGCATCCTGGTGCCGTCGGCGACGCTGGCGCCATTGATCGCGAGCCCGCCGCGCAAGGGCGAAGCGCGCCGCGCCTGGCTCGGGATCACGCTGCAGGCGCTGACGCCGGAGATGGCGGACTACTGGAAGCTGCCGGCCCAGAGCGGCATCATCGTCAACTCCGTCATCCCCGGCTCCCCGGCGGCAGTGGCGGGTCTGCAGGAGGGCGACATCATCTTGGAGATGAACGGCGCTCCCGTCCCGGTGGATCGAGAAGACCACGTGCCCATCTTCGTCGAACAGGTGGGATTGGCGGGGGTGGCGACCCAGCTGCACCTCGGCATCGTCCGCGGCGGGTCGCGGCAAGAGGTGGACGTGGTGCTGCAGGCGGCGCCGAAGTCGCCCCAGGAGGCCGAGGAATACCACAACAACGATTTCGAGCTCACCGTACGCGAGCTCGTCTTCGCCGACCTCCGCGCCCACGACCTGGCGCCGGACTTCCGGGGCGTGATGGTGAGTCGGGTGGAGGAAGGCAGCTGGAGCAGCGTCGGGGGCCTGGAGGCCGGGGACATCATCCAGCGCGTCGACGACGAGACCATTGCGGCGCCGGCGGACGTGAAGCGGGTGCTGGAAGATGCGGCGAAGAAGGAAATCCGGAAGCTGGTGTTCTTCGTCGAGCGCGATGGCCGCAGTCAGTTCATCACCGTGAAAACCGACTGGCAAGGCTGA